From one Populus alba chromosome 17, ASM523922v2, whole genome shotgun sequence genomic stretch:
- the LOC118029382 gene encoding protein LONGIFOLIA 1 encodes MSAKYMYRLSDENPDLQKHIGCMNGIFQLFDRHHILGGSRRATSQNQKRLPSGQNGDHGNGIQPRGAPHKKTTEKRAKALKEKHRTSTESSRTSFSSSSCSSSISSLECSKASQMEPSSFSQSVAPENHARNSHTYKPNASLRSSQQSLDLRDVVKDSINREPRGLSVKTATTGEARGQTLKYFDSPRPLHYLNSVNPKDPGPRESFRVLHKLRESPSKSSEGKSNFLTGGLKDARRFSYDGWESRDTLKSTIKIKELPRLSLDSRAGSVRGSNPEMKSIFLSRDLGRDDLNSNSFLNNQQDPGSNKRPSSVVAKLMGLEALPDPMSTSGNQTTQIKTHPDEENKFLGSSRTADLDKLNRIFGSPRNLHKEPISPSQRNAASDKKLTASLKFPIEPAPWRQPDGSRGSQAPAQKNRVTLTKVPSSSHSVYGEIEKRLAQLEFQKSGKDLRALKQILEAMQKTKEILETRKEDSSFETRTSIISSLDQGSKLANLRDLQSNSPISVPTKGTTSPKSFKSSIVIMKPAKLIGKTINSVSAINATDSSSGIHRLQVATPEDGRKESVDKQAAKDVSPRIKNLTDHSNKPLHRNPMDKNAVARSIRLAQPSKEIRSTTREATNSGKRSETMNLRQQQKKLGFEKQSRPATASLESNRRRRQPSIQPTDSCSPHQKSRAKSLNLQPSDYELSDTSDLRDSSHHSEAVSLQSESNISLASQYDDEVSSNDRSNKINKTSIQQAHLRQRNLVERSTKGTSIPEPRPASSEQPSPVSVLDAAFYGDELPSPIKKISIAFKDDEALKSDGVEWIPIDEDYSFNSMSSSLHSMINQKNVQNLKPLIQNLKEMLYTPKEYITDETTPFYNHANPDHEYISQIYLASGLHKDFESGLRTINLHPTGTPINPDIFHALEQAKASSGHFNDDHNGKRISLSETHAKIQRKLLFDVVNEILVHKLLSENSSKQWLSSKMLAGKGQKGQQLLGDLCSEIDRLQCLHYLLDDEDDNSRSIQWEDLMRESIHWTACHDEIQGIVLAVERLIFKDLITEVINSEMIGRQGRLAGHHRQLFPK; translated from the exons ATGTCTGCAAAGTATATGTATAGGTTATCGGATGAAAACCCAGATCTGCAGAAGCATATCGGATGCATGAATGGCATCTTTCAACTGTTTGACCGCCATCATATCCTGGGCGGCAGCCGCCGAGCCACCAGCCAAAACCAAAAGAGGCTTCCATCAG GTCAAAATGGCGACCATGGGAATGGGATACAGCCCAGAGGTGCCCCACATAAGAAGACCACG GAAAAGAGAGCCAAGGCATTGAAAGAGAAACACAGAACCTCCACTGAATCATCAAGAACCTCGTTTTCATCTTCCTCGTGTTCGTCCAGTATCTCATCCCTTGAATGCAGTAAAGCATCTCAGATGGAACCGTCTTCTTTCAGTCAATCTGTTGCCCCAGAAAACCATGCTCGGAACTCACACACGTACAAACCAAATGCTTCTTTGCGGTCAAGCCAACAATCTCTTGATCTCCGGGATGTTGTTAAAGACTCGATCAACAGAGAACCACGTGGCTTATCAGTCAAGACTGCAACCACAGGAGAAGCCCGGGGCCAAACCTTGAAGTACTTTGATTCCCCAAGACCATTACATTACCTCAACTCTGTAAATCCCAAAGATCCAGGTCCAAGGGAATCATTTAGAGTTCTTCATAAGCTTCGAGAATCGCCTTCCAAATCAAGTGAAGGGAAGAGTAATTTCTTAACAGGTGGACTGAAGGATGCTCGTAGGTTTTCTTATGATGGATGGGAATCAAGAGACACTTTGAAATCTACTATTAAGATCAAGGAGCTCCCAAGGCTGTCACTGGACAGTAGAGCAGGCTCTGTAAGGGGTTCCAACCCTGAaatgaaatcaatttttctttcaaggGATTTGGGGAGGGATGATCTGAACTCCAACAGTTTCCTAAACAACCAACAGGATCCAGGAAGCAATAAACGACCGTCTAGTGTAGTGGCCAAGTTGATGGGCTTAGAAGCTCTGCCAGATCCCATGTCAACCAGTGGGAACCAAACAACGCAGATCAAAACCCACCCAGATGAAGAAAACAAGTTCCTGGGGTCATCGAGAACAGCTGATTTGGACAAACTAAATCGAATTTTTGGCTCCCCAAGAAATCTGCACAAGGAACCCATCTCACCCAGCCAGAGAAATGCTGCCTCAGACAAGAAGCTCACTGCATCCTTAAAGTTTCCAATAGAGCCAGCTCCATGGAGGCAGCCAGATGGAAGCAGAGGTTCTCAAGCACCAGCTCAGAAGAATCGGGTAACTCTAACTAAAGTCCCCAGCTCCTCTCATTCTGTTTATGGTGAAATAGAGAAAAGGTTGGCACAACTTGAGTTCCAAAAGTCTGGAAAGGATCTTAGAGCTCTTAAGCAAATACTTGAAGCAATGCAGAAGACGAAGGAGATATTAGAGACCAGAAAAGAAGATTCAAGTTTTGAAACTCGGACAAGCATTATTAGCAGTCTTGATCAGGGCTCAAAGTTGGCAAATCTGCGAGACCTACAGAGCAACAGCCCCATTTCTGTCCCTACAAAGGGGACCACTTCACCAAAGAGCTTTAAATCTTCAATTGTGATCATGAAACCAGCTAAACTCATTGGAAAAACCATTAATTCTGTTTCTGCAATAAACGCAACAGATAGTTCATCAGGTATTCACAGGCTCCAGGTTGCTACCCCTGAAGATGGCAGAAAGGAATCAGTTGACAAGCAAGCTGCTAAAGATGTATCTCCCAGAATCAAGAATCTTACAGACCATTCGAATAAACCTCTTCATCGAAATCCCATGGATAAAAATGCCGTTGCTAGATCAATAAGATTGGCACAACCTTCAAAGGAGATTCGATCCACAACTAGAGAGGCCACCAACTCAGGTAAGAGGTCAGAAACCATGAACCTAAGACAGCAACAGAAGAAACTGGGGTTTGAGAAGCAATCTCGTCCAGCAACAGCATCATTGGAATCAAACAGGAGAAGAAGGCAGCCAAGTATACAGCCAACAGACTCATGTTCTCCACATCAAAAATCCAGAGCAAAATCCCTCAACTTGCAGCCAAGTGATTATGAATTGAGTGATACTAGTGATTTAAGAGATTCGAGTCACCACAGCGAAGCTGTTTCTCTGCAATCTGAGAGCAACATTAGCTTGGCCTCACAGTATGATGATGAAGTCTCAAGCAATGACAGATCTAACAAGATCAATAAGACTTCTATCCAGCAAGCACACTTGAGACAAAGG AACCTGGTCGAAAGGTCAACCAAGGGCACATCAATTCCAGAACCAAGACCAGCTTCTTCAGAGCAACCAAGTCCTGTTTCTGTTCTTGATGCTGCATTCTATGGTGATGAATTGCCATCTCCcattaagaaaatatcaattgcCTTTAAAG ATGATGAGGCTCTAAAGTCTGATGGGGTGGAGTGGATTCCTATAGATGAAGATTACTCATTTAACAGCATGAGCTCCAGTCTCCACTCAATGATCAATCAGAAGAATGTGCAGAACCTCAAGCCATTAATTCAGAATCTGAAAGAGATGTTATATACTCCCAAGGAATACATCACTGATGAAACGACACCTTTCTACAACCACGCAAATCCAGACCATGAATACATTTCACAAATATATTTAGCCTCAGGTCTCCATAAGGACTTTGAATCTGGTTTAAGAACCATTAACCTCCATCCAACAGGCACCCCTATCAACCCTGATATATTCCATGCCCTAGAACAAGCCAAAGCAAGCTCAGGGCACTTCAATGATGATCACAATGGTAAAAGGATATCCCTGTCAGAAACTCATGCCAAAATCCAAAGGAAACTTCTGTTCGATGTTGTGAATGAAATATTAGTGCACAAATTGCTATCAGAAAATTCTTCCAAGCAGTGGCTCTCGTCAAAAATGCTGGCAGGGAAAGGACAAAAAGGACAGCAACTACTGGGAGATTTGTGCTCAGAGATAGATAGGCTGCAATGCCTGCATTATCTTTTAGACGATGAGGATGACAATTCAAGAAGCATCCAATGGGAGGATTTGATGCGTGAATCAATTCACTGGACCGCTTGCCATGATGAAATTCAAGGAATAGTTCTGGCTGTAGAGCGTTTGATCTTCAAAGACTTAATAACTGAGGTCATAAACAGTGAGATGATTGGTCGACAAGGAAGGTTAGCTGGGCATCACAGGCAACTGtttccaaaataa